In one Oncorhynchus nerka isolate Pitt River linkage group LG7, Oner_Uvic_2.0, whole genome shotgun sequence genomic region, the following are encoded:
- the LOC115131737 gene encoding putative hydrolase DDAH2, with product MASVLPYGRFTHAVVRGIPETFGKVEDEKNNKVENGETTMDLAKAQRQFGVLTGALRQKVGLQLIEIPADPELPESWRIEDVAVIQGDTALITRPFKQQRRSETEAVRRVMSELNLTVVEMGAEEGGSAGATLEGSDVLFTGREFFVGISSHTNYRGAEVLADTFRDFAVSTVPVCGGARLKNICSMGGPDTIIISNSDGAKKTLRMMEQLTDHHYEVLTVPEGAAANCVYVRGPSKVDYLLHPPTEECPESVPAFQKLTDYTLLPTACSEASKLRGSLTSFCLLINRKPYY from the exons atggCAAGCGTGTTGCCGTACGGCCGCTTCACTCACGCCGTGGTGCGGGGCATCCCAGAGACCTTTGGGAAGGTTGAAGACGAGAAAAACAACAAGGTTGAAAACGGGGAAACCACGATGGACCTGGCCAAAGCACAGCGACAGTTTGGGGTGCTGACAGGGGCACTGAGACAGAAGGTGGGGCTGCAGCTCATAGAGATCCCTGCAGACCCGGAGCTACCAGAGAGCTGGAGGATAGAGGATGTAGCTGTGATACAGGGAGACACGGCACTCATCACCAGGCCTTTCAAACAGCAGAGACGCAGTGAG ACTGAAGCGGTGAGGAGGGTGATGTCGGAGCTCAACCTGACAGTGGTGGAGATGGGGGCAGAGGAGGGGGGCTCCGCAGGGGCCACGCTGGAGGGAAGTGACGTGCTCTTCACCGGCAGGGAGTTCTTTGTGGGAATCTCCTCCCACACCAACTACAGAGGAGCTGAGGTTCTGGCCGACACTTTCAGA GACTTTGCTGTGTCCACGGTGCCAGTGTGTGGGGGAGCTCGTCTAAAGAACATCTGCTCTATGGGAGGTCCTGATACTATCATAATCAGCAACAGTGATGGGGCCAAGAAGACCCTccgg atGATGGAGCAGCTGACTGATCACCACTACGAAGTGCTCACGGTCCCTGAGGGCGCAGCAGCTAACTGTGTCTACGTCAGGGGCCCCTCCAAAGTGGACTACCTGCTTCACCCGCCCACTGAAGAGTGTCCCGAAAGTGTTCCT GCCTTCCAGAAGCTGACGGACTACACCCTCCTCCCCACAGCGTGCAGCGAGGCCTCCAAGCTCAGAGGGTCTCTGACGTCATTCTGCCTACTTATCAACAGGAAGCCATACTACTAA
- the LOC115131739 gene encoding small ribosomal subunit protein uS7, whose protein sequence is MTSESWETAPAVAETPEIKLFGKWSTDDVQINDISLQDYIAVKEKYAKYLPHSGGRYAAKRFRKAQCPIVERLTNSMMMHGRNNGKKLMTCRIVKHAFEIIHLLTGENPLQVLVNAIINSGPREDSTRIGRAGTVRRQAVDVSPLRRVNQAIWLLCTGAREAAFRNIKTIAECLADELINAAKGSSNSYAIKKKDELERVAKSNR, encoded by the exons a TGACTTCAGAGTCGTGGGAGACTGCCCCAGCAGTGGCTGAAACGCCAGAAATCAAGCTCTTTGGGAAATGGAGTACCGACGATGTTCAGATCAATGACATCTCACTGCAG GATTACATTGCCGTGAAGGAGAAGTATGCTAAGTACCTGCCACACTCTGGAGGCCGTTATGCTGCCAAGCGTTTCCGAAAGGCCCAGTGCCCCATTGTGGAGCGTCTCACAAACTCCATGATGATGCACGGCCGCAACAACGGCAAGAAGCTGATGACCTGTCGCATTGTTAAGCATGCCTTTGAGATCATCCACCTGCTCACTGGCGAG AACCCCCTGCAGGTGCTGGTCAATGCCATTATCAACAGCGGACCCCGTGAGGACTCCACCCGTATTGGTCGTGCTGGTACTGTGAGGAGGCAGGCTGTGGACGTGTCCCCTCTGCGTAGAGTCAACCAG GCAATCTGGCTGCTCTGCACTGGAGCAAGAGAAGCTGCTTTCAGGAACATCAAGACCATCGCTGAGTGCCTCGCCGATGAACTGATCAACGCTGCTAAG GGTTCTTCTAACTCCTACGCCATCAAGAAGAAGGATGAGTTGGAGAGAGTCGCCAAGTCCAACCGTTAA
- the LOC115131741 gene encoding lysosomal thioesterase PPT2-A-like, translating into MKGPSAVSSRRKSGVTRLLWTLFGACLVATVIGYKPVVIVHGLFDSSGVFVELLRFINQSHPGTNVSVIDLFDRSSSLQPLWKQVEGFKEAIYPIMQNAADGVHFICYSQGGLICRGILSTLPNHNVHSFISLSSPQAGQYGDTDYLKYLFPQFMKSNLFHFCYTGVGQRISICNYWKDPHHTDMYVNGSDYLALLNSERSNPNSTVWKKNFLRIKKLVLIGGPDDGVITPWQSSQFGFYNDNETVVEIKDQDLYLRDVFGLKTLNARGDLFLCSMAGVEHVKWHSNDTVFNTCIEKWLV; encoded by the exons ATGAAAGGACCCTCTGCCGTCTCTAGTCGGAGGAAGAGCGGGGTGACGAGGCTGTTGTGGACACTGTTTGGTGCCTGCCTTGTTGCTACAGTCATCGGGTACAAGCCAGTGGTCATAGTCCATGGTTTGTTCGACAGCTCCGGGGTATTTGTGGAGTTGCTTCGCTTCATCAATCAG TCTCACCCAGGAACCAATGTGTCAGTCATCGACCTGTTTGACCGCAGCTCCAGTTTACAGCCACTATGGAAACAAGTGGAGGGCTTCAAGGAAGCCATCTATCCCATCATGCAAAATGCTGCAGATGGGGTCCACTTCATCTGCTActctcaag GTGGACTGATTTGCAGAGGGATCCTGTCCACTCTCCCTAATCACAATGTCCACTCCTTCATCTCTTTGTCCTCGCCTCAGGCTGGACAGTATGGAG ACACAGACTACCTAAAGTACCTCTTCCCCCAGTTCATGAAGTCCAACCTGTTTCATTTCTGCTACACTGGAGTGGGCCAGAGGATATCCATCTGCAACTACTGGAAAG ACCCCCATCACACGGACATGTATGTGAACGGCAGTGATTATCTGGCTTTATTGAACAGTGAGAGGTCAAATCCTAATTCAACAG TGTGGAAAAAGAACTTCCTACGTATCAAGAAGCTGGTCTTAATTGGGGGGCCAGACGATGGAGTCATCACACCCTGGCAGTCCAG TCAGTTTGGATTTTACAATGACAATGAGACTGTCGTTGAGATAAAGGACCAGGAT CTATATTTGAGAGATGTGTTTGGCCTGAAGACCCTAAACGCTCGTGGGGACCTGTTCCTGTGCTCAATGGCTGGAGTAGAGCACGTCAAGTGGCACTCCAATGACACTGTGTTCAACACCTGCATTGAGAAGTGGCTCGTTTAG